From Lutra lutra chromosome 14, mLutLut1.2, whole genome shotgun sequence, a single genomic window includes:
- the CHST15 gene encoding carbohydrate sulfotransferase 15 has translation MRHCINCCIQLLPNNEHKQQVGCGGGPLHGHPECPACKGENKIVLRVDGKQMNLLAVLEVRAEGNESWGRFLRFKKGKRCSLVFGLMIMTLVMASYILSGAHQELLISSPFHYGAFPSNPSLMDGENPSDTKEHHHQPSVNNISYVKDYPSIKLIINSITARIEFTTRQLPDREDLKKQELHMFSVIPSKFLPNSKSPCWYEEFTGRNTTDPYLTNSYVLYSKRFRSTFDALRKAFWGHLSHASGKHFRLRCLPRFYIIGQPKCGTTDLYDRLRLHPEVKFSAIKEPHWWTRKRFGIVRLRDGLRDRYPVEDYLDLFDLAAHQIHQGLQAGSAKEESRMTRILIGEASASTMWDNNAWTFFYDNSTDGEPPFLTQDFIHAFQPDAKLIVMLRDPVERLYSDYLYFASSNKSADDFHEKVTEALQLFENCMLDYSLRACVYNNTLNNAMPVRLQVGLYAVYLLDWLAVFNKEQFLILRLEDHASNVKYTMHRVFQFLNLGPLGERQETLMTKSPASNARRPEDRNLGPMWPVTQRILQDFYGPFNTRLAQVLADEAFAWRKT, from the exons ATGAGGCACTGTATTAATTGCTGCATCCAGTTGTTGCCCAACAACGAGCACAAACAGCAGGTCGGCTGCGGAGGGGGCCCCCTTCACGGTCACCCGGAGTGCCCCGCCTGCAAAGGAGAGAACAAAATTGTGCTCCGTGTAGACGGTAAGCAGATGAACTTGCTTGCTGTCCTCGAGGTGAGGGCCGAGGGGAATGAGAGCTGGGGCAGGTTTCTGCGCTTCAAGAAGGGGAAGCGATGCAGCCTCGTGTTTGGATTGATGATCATGACCTTGGTGATGGCATCTTACATCCTTTCTGGAGCCCACCAAGAGCTTCTGATCTCCTCACCTTTCCATTACGGAGCCTTCCCCAGCAATCCCAGCTTGATGGATGGCGAGAACCCGAGTGACACGAAAGAACATCACCACCAGCCCTctgtaaataatatttcatatgtGAAAGACTACCCAAgcattaaattaattattaacagCATCACCGCCAGGATCGAGTTCACGACCAGGCAGCTCCCAGACAGAGAAGATCTCAAGAAGCAGGAATTGCAC ATGTTTTCAGTAATCCCCAGTAAATTTCTTCCAAATAGCAAGAGCCCCTGTTGGTACGAGGAGTTCACGGGCCGCAACACCACCGACCCGTACCTGACCAACTCCTACGTGCTCTACTCCAAGCGCTTCCGCTCCACCTTCGACGCCCTGCGCAAGGCCTTCTGGGGCCACCTGTCACACGCCAGCGGGAAGCACTTCCGCCTCCGCTGCCTGCCGCGCTTCTACATCATCGGGCAGCCCAAGTGCGGCACCACTGACCTCTACGACCGCCTCCGGCTGCACCCGGAAGTCAAGTTCTCCGCCATCAAGGAGCCGCACTGGTGGACCCGGAAGCGCTTTG GGATTGTCCGCCTGAGAGATGGGCTTCGGGACCGCTACCCTGTGGAAGATTACCTGGACCTCTTTGACCTGGCCGCACACCAGATTCATCAAGGCCTGCAGGCCGGCTCTGCGAAGGAGGAGAGCAGGATGACTAGGATCCTTATCG GGGAGGCCAGCGCTTCCACCATGTGGGACAACAACGCCTGGACCTTCTTCTACGACAACAGCACGGATGGGGAGCCACCCTTCCTGACCCAGGACTTCATCCACGCCTTTCAGCCCGACGCCAAGCTGATTGTCATGCTCAGGGACCCTGTAGAGAG GTTGTACTCTGACTATCTCTACTTCGCAAGTTCGAATAAATCTGCCGATGACTTCCATGAAAAAGTGACAGAAGCTCTGCAGCTGTTTGAAAATTGCATGCTCGATTATTCCTTGCGTGCCTGCGTCTACAACAACACGCTCAACAATGCCATGCCT GTGAGGCTCCAGGTCGGTCTGTATGCTGTGTACCTCCTGGACTGGCTCGCCGTCTTTAACAAAGAACAGTTTCTCATCCTCCGCCTGGAAGACCACGCGTCCAACGTCAAGTACACCATGCACAGGGTCTTCCAGTTCCTCAACCTCG GGCCCTTGGGGGAGAGACAGGAGACCCTGATGACAAAGAGCCCCGCGTCCAACGCGCGGCGTCCCGAGGACCGGAACCTGGGGCCCATGTGGCCGGTCACCCAGAGGATCCTGCAGGACTTCTACGGGCCCTTCAACACCAGGCTGGCCCAGGTGCTCGCCGACGAGGCGTTCGCCTGGAGGAAGACCTGA